Below is a genomic region from Sinorhizobium meliloti.
CTTGCCGCGACGCTTCCGACGCTGTCCGAGACCCATTTCCTTGGCGAGCCGCGAGCGCGCTTCCGCGTAGGCCGGTGCGACCATCGGATAATCCGCAGGCAAATCCCACTTGTCGCGGTATTCTTCCGGCGAAAGGTTGTGGTGCGTCATCAGATGCCGCTTCAACGACTTGAAGGTGCCGCCGCATTCGAGACATGTGATCTGGTCGTCCTGCACCGACTTTCGGACCGAAACCGCAGGCTT
It encodes:
- the mucR gene encoding exopolysaccharide biosynthesis transcriptional regulator MucR — its product is MTETSLGTSNELLVELTAEIVAAYVSNHVVPVAELPTLIADVHSALNNTTAPAPVVVPVEKPKPAVSVRKSVQDDQITCLECGGTFKSLKRHLMTHHNLSPEEYRDKWDLPADYPMVAPAYAEARSRLAKEMGLGQRRKRRGK